Part of the Natrinema caseinilyticum genome is shown below.
CGGCCTGTAGATCACTCGGCGCTTCCGTACTCCTGCTCGAGCTTGTACCGCTGAATCTTTCCCGACGCAGTCTTCGGAAGTTCGTCGACGAATTCGACGCGTCGCGGATACTCGTGTTTCGAGAGGCGTTGCTTGACATCAGTGCGTATTCGGTCGGCAAGTTCGTCGGACGGAGTCGCGGAAGACGCCGAAACGACGAACGCTGCGACGATCTGTCCACGTTCTTCGTCGGAGAGTCCGACGACGCCGACCTCGGCCACGGCGTCATGATTCATCAGGCTGTCCTCGACTTCCGAAGGGCCGATTCGGTACCCCGCCGAAATGATGACGTCGTCGGCGCGGCCCACGTACTGGAAGTACCCGTCTTCGTCTCGACGAGCGAGATCGTCTGATCGGAGCCAGTCACCGCCGAATTTCTCTTCACTCTTTTCGGGCATTCCGAAGTACGATTCCGCGAACGGAACTTCGTCAGCGAGGCGAAGAGCGATTTCGCCCACGTCGCCGTCGTCGACTGGCTCGTCAGTATCGGACTCGAGGAGTTCGACTTCACGACCGGGTATCGGCTTCCCCATCGTACCGGGTTTTACGTCCCATTCTCGTAGCGGATAGTTGTTTATCAACATTCCGCCCTCAGTGAATCCGTAGTGCTCGAGCACTGTTGTTCCGAAGGTCTCCTCGACCCACTCGCCGGTGCTCACGCCGACCGATTCACCACCAGAGTAAATGCGGTGGATGTCGACGGACGCGGTATCGGCGTCGATATCGAGCTGGGCCATCTGTCGGAACGCGGTCGGCGGGGCGAAGAAATTGGTCACCGGATAGTCGTCGAGAATGTCGACGAGAGCACTAGGGTCGAAATCACCACGGACCGTGATGAGTTCCGTGCCCTGTTGAAGCGGGACGACGGTGCAGTAGAACAGTCCGTAGGACCAGGCCGACGGTGCCATTCCGAGAAACGTGTCGTCCGGTCGGAGGTCGGCGGCGTATTTCGTATACGGGTAGAGGGCGATGGGACACCCGTGGGGCATTTCGACGCCTTTCGGATCGCCGGTCGTTCCGCTGGTATACTGAATGGCACAGATATCGTCGGCACTCGTATCAGCCGGATTGTAGTCCGCCTCGTACTTGCGAATGTCGCTAAACGGCGTCTCGTCTGTGTTTCCACCGCCGACGATGACGAGGTGTTCGAGGTCATCCAGTTCGGACTCGTCGATCTTTTCTCGATGTTCGGGTGTCGTTACGAGGACTTTCGTCCCTGAGTTCTCGAGGCGGTACTGAAGCGCCTCCGGGCCGAACAGCGTATACAGGGGGACGTACACGTATCCGCCGAGCCATGTTCCCGCGATCGTCGCGTACAATGCTTCTCGCGGTTCCATCACCGCCGCGACTCGAGCTCCTGTCGAGAGACCGCAATCGTCGAGGAAGTTCGCGAATTGGCGACTCCGCGTCGCTATATCAGAAACAGTTACCGTTTCCTCCGACCCGTCACTCATATCCACGACTCTGATCGCTACCGTCTCGGTGTCGTCGCCACTGCCGAGGATTTCGCTCCCGAGATTGAACGAGCGCTGCGTTCCGTCGAAGGAAGTCCACGCTTCTTCCCAGTCAAATTCGTTACAGGCCTCCTCGTACGTAACAGATAACGGATCCCTCACCGACATATGGTCACATATACCAAACTTGCACATATGTGTTACGGGGAGAACACCGGCGGACCAGTCAGCAACTGTCCGGATTCGATAAAGGAACGATGCTTGCGGTGATTGCCTATACGGTCAGTCGTCCGTTGAGTCATATGTTAACTTCACTCACTTCTCCGCTTATTTCGAAGCGGTTCGACAACGCTCAACCGACTTCAATACTTGAAGATGGAATCGTTAGCGGACGACACTGGTCACAAATATCTGTGATACACAACACATAAATAACCAAAACGAGTTCGAGGGAGTGATGTATTCACATCCATATGGTTGTAATTCCTTTCGGTATTACCGGATCGAGTGCGGCACCCCACCAGCGCCTATCGTTGCGTCCAGTTCATATGGTCGATTGTTCAAATAGTATCGTCTCATCGAGGGTTTAGCCAGTATCAGAGACCATCGTTACGCTTTTATCGGAGAAAGTTGCTCCGAATATTTCGAAAACGGAATATGATCGGAGCTCCGGATGCTATACGAGCATATCAGGGGCGCATGCTCGCAACGCGAACCCAGCCGGTCAGATTTGAAGCGGCCGATGCGGGTACAGATCAGGCGTACCGGAACGGTCGAGAAATTAGACCTGCCGGACATCCACGGGATCACAGGATCCTATCCACGTATGTATCCGCCGTTGACGCTCAGGGTCTGTCCCGTGATCCAGTCAGCTGCATCGCTCGCGAGGAACGCGACCGCATCGGCAATGTCGGTTGGCTGGCCGAGCCGATCCAGAGCGTAGGAGTTCTCAATCATCTGTTCGCGGTACTGGTCGACCACGTCCTGGGTCGCGGGCGTCTCCGTCGTCCCGGGCGAGACGCAGTTCACGCGGACGCCCTCGTCGCCGATTTCGTGGGCAACGGTGCTCGTCAGCGAGACGTTAGCCGCCTTCGCGGCCCCGTACACCGCCAGTCCGGGATCGTTCCCCTTGTAGGAGTCGCTGGCAAAGTTGACAATCGCACCCGATCCCTGATCGATCATCTGCGGGAGGGCCGCGTGCATGCAGTTCATCGTTCCGAAAAAGCAGACGCCCACCCAGAACGCCCATTCGTCGGGTTCCGTCTCGACAAATGGTTTCGCCTCCGTTAGCCCGGCGTTGTTCACGAGCACATCGAGACGACCGAACTCGTCGATGGTCGTCTCGACGAGGTTCTGCGCATCCTCATACTCGGTGACGTCCGTCTCGATGGCTTCGATGGACGCGTCATACTCCTCGGCGACCTCTCGTGCGGTTTCCTCGGCCGAATCGATCGCGACGTCGGCGATAACCACGTCGGCACCGAGTCCGGCGAACGTCTCAGCAATACCACGCCCGATTCCCTGTGCGCCGCCCGTAACGACGGCCACCTGTCTGTCGAAGTCTATCTTCTCACTGGTCGTCGTACCTGTCATGGCTACTAAAACAATTCTAATCACCATGATAAAAGTTTCGGCGGGCGGTGAGAAAGCCGGTCAACGGCAGCAGCTTCGGCTCTCACGTCGACGCCGCGCTACTGCGGTTCGTATGAGGGATGGCCGATTTGGTAGTGATGGGTCGAGACGGCACTGACGGTAACTCTCCCGGATGGCTCGACGCCGCGACCGTCTCGTTCGTCTGTGTTCGCTGTCCGGATTTCGCGATGAGGACGATAGCCGGCAAATCGGAATCGCCGTCACGTAATCCGACGAATAATTATTTATGCGTTTATCAATAGGATCCACACTGCATGGTTACGGAGTACGAAGACATCGACCTGCGTCTCGAGGACGACGGCCGAGCGGAGATACGACTAGATAGACCGGAGTCCATGAACGCGCTCAGCGACCGGATGGCCGACGAGATACTCGAGGCACTGGATCGACTCGAGGACGAAGACGTACGGGTGCTCGTCATCAAGGGCACCGAGGGGAACTTCTGTGCCGGCGCGGACGTCGGGTCGCCTCCGGCTGAAACGAAACCCCACGAGCAGACTCGTCGGTTCCGCGGACTCCGGCGGATGTTCAACCGGCTGGAAAGCTTCCCGCGCCCGACGGTCGCCGCTATCGAGGGCTACTGCCTCGGCGGGGGATGTGAGATCGCCTGCTGTTGCGATACTCGCGTCGCCGCCGAGAGCGCGACGATCGGCGTCCCCGAGATCATGCTCGGCGTCATCCCTGCCGGTGGCGGTACCCAGCGACTTTCACGACTCATCGGCCTCTCGCGAGCGCGAGACATGGTCCTCCGCGGGAAACACCACGATGCCGAGACGATGCGAGACTACGGGTTCGTCCACGAATTGGCCGACGACGACGAGTTCGAGACCGTACTCCAGGAGATAGTCGAAGAGTACCTGATTCGTCCGCCGGTCGCCATGGAGATGGCGAAGCTAACGATGAATGGCGGCTACGAGGCCGCTCTCGAGTCAGGGCTCGAGATGGAAGCGCTCGCGACCGGCGTCGTGTTCGGCACCGATGACGCACAGGAGGGTCTGGAGGCGTTTCGCGAGGATCGCGACCCAGATTTCGGAGGCGAGTGACGAGAGCGATCAGCGCCTTCGTCGCCAGTTCGATCTGTGAGCGTGAAGTAGACACCCTGTTCCGGCCGCTGCTCGGGTCGAGGTGGGTGCTGCGATGCATTGCAAGTGAATCTTTACCTAGACTTATTAGCCGCGACCTCAATTTTCAAGGTATGCGCTCCGATCGCAACTTCGAGGAGTACCGCGAATCGATGCTCGATTACCTGTGGAACGAGATCGAACCCCACGCCGAAGAGTGGGCCGAGACGGGCGACCTCCCACGGGAGGAACTGTGGGACGAATGGGACGAGATCGGCTTTCTCGGCGCGATGGCCCCCGAGGAGTACGGCGGACTCGACCTGACCCAGCAGGAGTACGTCCAACTCGAGAAGGAGTGGGCGAAAGTGTCCGGCGGACTTCGGGTCATCCTCCACGTTCACAACACGAACACTGTCCTGCTGGACCACGTCGGGACCGAGGCGCAGAAGGAACGGTGGATACCTGAGATCGTCGACGAGGGGGCGTCGTTCGCGTTCGCGCTGACCGAGCCCCACGCGGGTTCCGGGACGGATATCAAGACCCACGCGGAGAAGGACGGCGACAAATACGTCCTGAACGGCGAGAAACACCACATCACGAACGCCGACTTCACGGAGTACTTCAACGTAATCACTCGAACGGAAAACGGCTTCTCTATTCTGGTCGTCCCCCGGGATGCCAACGGATTCACGATCCGAGAGATGCCCGAAACGATGGGGAGTCACGGCTCGGAACACTGCTATCTCCACTTCGACGACGTTCGCGTCCCCGAAGAGAACCTGCTCGGTCGCGAGGAGGGAAGTGGTGTTCGAGACGCGGTTAACCACCTTCGCGTGAGCCGTATCTACATCGGTGCGAACGCGTTAGGTATCTCCGAGCGGTGTCTGGAGGAAGCGGTCACCTGGGCGAAAAAGCGAGTTACGTTCGGCAAACCGATCGCCGAACGGCAGGCCGTCCAGCAGTACCTCGGCGAGATGGCCCGCGATGTCTACGCGCTGCGCCTCGCCGTCGAGGACGCCGCACGGAAAGTTGATGAGAACGGGCGGGCGGGAATCGAGGCCGACCTCTGTAAGCTCATGGCCAAGGACGTCACGCAACAAGTCACCGACAACGCGATGCTCGTGTTCGGCGGACTCGGCTACTATCGAGAGGCACCCATCCAGCGGTTCTACCGCGACGCTCGCCTCAACTGGCTCGAGGAAGGGACCCCCTCGATCCAGCAGATAACCGCTGCGAAGAACCTCCTGAACGGCGAATACCCGTACGAACTCGATGAACAGGCGGTCGCTCATCTCGACCACCCGATCGACGACTACAATCCCGAGGGTGGCGACGAGTACAAACTGTCGTACGAACTATAAATTGTGGGTGACCGACGGTCGTCGCCGCCGTCAGATTCGATCGCGTAAAACGGGCCGCTCGTTCACTGTCGGACCGTCAGCGACGTTCGCAATCACCATACCCTCGGCCAGTCAGTATGGAGAACGGGACAGGTGACATCGATGAGAGCACGTCGACGGAAGCGTGCCGTCGAACGTGCGACCACCTCGGCTGGCCCGGTCATCGAGCCCTGAATGGAGAACCTATCCAGCCGTGTCTCGCCAGTCGTAAACAAACTGGCGCGGAATACTGCCCGTTCGGTCATCGTATTTCTCTCCTCGAGCGCCTACGTGTTAATAACCCCTAAATGTTTAATAGGGTATTGATGAACCAGAATATGTCATGGGAGAATCAGCGGCTACTGACGCGTTCAATCCCGAACGCGAGTCCATGGAACGAGACGAGATCGAGAACCGGCAAGAGCGGATGCTCCGAGAAAAGGTAGAGCACGCGTACGAGAACACGAGCCACTACCGAGAGGTGTTCGACGAAGCGGACCTCGCTCCGTCGGACATCAAGACGATCAATGACTACCAGCGCCTCGTGCCTACGATGCTCAAGGAAGATGTCCGGGACAATCGTTCGGTCGACGATCCCTTCGGGGGCTTCCTCGCCGTCGACCGGGACGAACTCGACTACCTCCACACCTCGACCGGGACGACCGGGACGCCGACGTTCATGCCGGTTCAGGAAGAGGAAGTGAGCGCAGCCGGCGAACTCATCGCACGAACGCTGTACCAGAGTGGCCTCGAGGAGGGTGACGTCGCCCTCAACGCCGGACTGTACTACCACCTCTACAGCCGGATGATCGAGAACGCATACAGCGAGCACCTCGGCATGACCCACTTCAACCGCGGTGGACTCCCGTTCGAGATCGAGAGCGATCTGGAGAACGTCGAACTGTGGAAGATGGCCGATCCGGCTATCATAAACATGACTCACTCCTCGCTACAGAAGGCGACGGCGCTCCTGCAGGAACACGACGTCGAACCCAGCGACGCGTTCCCGGACCTGAAAGCGGTCGTCACCGCCGGTGCGGTCGTCACCGGGACCGCGCGGCAGGAACTCGAGGACTTCTGGGGCGTCCCGCTCATCGAGCACGGCGGCCCGACCGATCAGATGTCGTTCATGGGAACGTTCTGCGAAGCACGGACCGAGGGATGGGGCCACTTCTTCGAGGATCAGGGATTCCACGAAATACTCGACCTCGACACCCTCGAACCGGTGGCCGAGGGCGAACGCGGCGAACACACCTACACCACTTTCCACCTCGATAGCACGCCGTACCTCCGATGGCGTTCGGAAGACGCCGGCGTCCACGGCGGCTACGACTGCTCCTGTGGCCGCTGTCACATGCGAACGCAGATCCTCGGTCGGACCGTCCAGGAGGTAAACGTTCAGGGAACCTCGGTGTTCCCGCGTGATTTCGAGGGGGTCCGGGACGATCACGGCTATCCCGAATCACCCTACCAGCTCGTGCGTCGATCCGCGCAACCGCAGGACCTCCTTAAGATGCTGTTCTCGGCCGACATTTCCGACGAGGAGCGTGACTCGATCGTCGCTGATCTCGCCGAAACCCTCGATCTCGAGGAGGCTGCCGTCGATCTCGGTCAAATCGACGAGGAGGATATCCCGATGAAGGGAGAGTGGAAGTACGAACTCATCCGGGAAAAGGACGAGGAATGAGGGCAGGCCACACGGTCGCTGCGTCGAATCGGCTTCAAACAACGGTCTGAGAGCTCCACCGTCCGAAATGCTTAACATCGGAGCGGTGGTCGTTAGCCTATGTCACGGGTACACCCAGAGTACGACGAGTCGCGGCGACTCGTCGACGGATCGATACGGACCGCCGATGACGGCGACCCGGTCCTCGTCGGTACAGAGTGCGCGGAGTGCGGGTTCGTCGTCTTCCCGACGAGACCGTTTTGCCGGAACTGCCTCTCGGAAAACGTCGACGATATCGATCTCTCGCGGAACGGTGAACTACGGACCTACACCGTCGCACACACCGGGCAGGAAGGGTTCGAGCCGCCGTATGCGTTCGGTTTCGTCGATCTCCCGGAAGGGGTCCGACTCTACTCCCTGCTCAAGGGGTGGGAATCGGGGACCCTCGAAGTCGGAGCACCGGTTGAGTTGACGCTCGACGAGATCAAGCCGGATCCGAAAACAGGTGAACCGCTGTTTGGCCACGTGTTCCGTCTCGTGGAGGGTGACGATGACTGAACGTGACGTCGCCGTCGTCGGCGTCGGGCAGTCCGACTTCGGCGAACTGGAGGGACAGCGTGTGACGGAGTTCGGCGGACGGGCCGTCCGGGAGGCGCTCCTCGCCTCGAACCTCGACAACGACGCCGTTGAGGAAGCGTACATCGGCAACGTCGCCAGCGCAGCCCAGGACCAGACCGGCGTCGTCGGTCAAGCGGTGCTCCGCGAGGTAGGAGTGACGGGCATCCCGATTACACGAGTGGAGAACGCGTGCGCCAGTTCGACGTGTGCGTTCCGCGAGGCCTACAAGAGTATTCGGTCAAACGAACGAGACGTCGTCCTCGCGCTGGGCGTCGAGAAGATGACCGGTGTGCCGACCGACGTCGCCCTGAAAGACATGAGCGGCGCCTCCGACGCGGAGGTCGAGGGTCCGATGGGTATGACGTTCATGGGCGTCTACGGGATGCGCGCGAACGCCTACATGGACCGGTTCGGCGACGTCCGCGAGGAACTGGCCGACATTGCGGTGAAAAACCATGCCAACGGACTGGCGAACCCGCACGCCCATCTGCACCTCGACGTCGACCGCGACGATGTCCTCGAGTCTCGGATGGTCGCCGATCCGATTCGCCTGCTCGACGCCTGTCCGATGTCCGACGGCGCAGCGGCGGCCGTCCTCGCGCGCGGCGACGTGGCGGAACAACTCTCGGACGAGCCGGTGTACGTGGACGCCGTCGAGGCGTCTAGCGGCCACTACCTCGACAGCGACCTGGAGTACTGGCGCGAGGAGCTTGACGAACGCGTCTCCGAGCAGGCCTATCGCGAGGCCGGGATCGGTCCAGACGACCTCGACGTCGTCGAAGTACACGACGCGGCCACCATCGGCGAACTGATGCACTACGAGGGGCTGGGGCTAGCGAGCCACGGCAAAGGGGCGTCGCTCGTTCGCAACGGCG
Proteins encoded:
- a CDS encoding Zn-ribbon domain-containing OB-fold protein, with the translated sequence MSRVHPEYDESRRLVDGSIRTADDGDPVLVGTECAECGFVVFPTRPFCRNCLSENVDDIDLSRNGELRTYTVAHTGQEGFEPPYAFGFVDLPEGVRLYSLLKGWESGTLEVGAPVELTLDEIKPDPKTGEPLFGHVFRLVEGDDD
- a CDS encoding thiolase C-terminal domain-containing protein, whose translation is MTERDVAVVGVGQSDFGELEGQRVTEFGGRAVREALLASNLDNDAVEEAYIGNVASAAQDQTGVVGQAVLREVGVTGIPITRVENACASSTCAFREAYKSIRSNERDVVLALGVEKMTGVPTDVALKDMSGASDAEVEGPMGMTFMGVYGMRANAYMDRFGDVREELADIAVKNHANGLANPHAHLHLDVDRDDVLESRMVADPIRLLDACPMSDGAAAAVLARGDVAEQLSDEPVYVDAVEASSGHYLDSDLEYWREELDERVSEQAYREAGIGPDDLDVVEVHDAATIGELMHYEGLGLASHGKGASLVRNGDVMLDGRIPVNPSGGLKSRGHPVGATGVAQVCELVWQLRGEAGDRQVEDPTIGLAQNSGGALVGEGGVSTVTILSTR
- a CDS encoding acyl-CoA dehydrogenase family protein; translation: MRSDRNFEEYRESMLDYLWNEIEPHAEEWAETGDLPREELWDEWDEIGFLGAMAPEEYGGLDLTQQEYVQLEKEWAKVSGGLRVILHVHNTNTVLLDHVGTEAQKERWIPEIVDEGASFAFALTEPHAGSGTDIKTHAEKDGDKYVLNGEKHHITNADFTEYFNVITRTENGFSILVVPRDANGFTIREMPETMGSHGSEHCYLHFDDVRVPEENLLGREEGSGVRDAVNHLRVSRIYIGANALGISERCLEEAVTWAKKRVTFGKPIAERQAVQQYLGEMARDVYALRLAVEDAARKVDENGRAGIEADLCKLMAKDVTQQVTDNAMLVFGGLGYYREAPIQRFYRDARLNWLEEGTPSIQQITAAKNLLNGEYPYELDEQAVAHLDHPIDDYNPEGGDEYKLSYEL
- a CDS encoding enoyl-CoA hydratase/isomerase family protein gives rise to the protein MVTEYEDIDLRLEDDGRAEIRLDRPESMNALSDRMADEILEALDRLEDEDVRVLVIKGTEGNFCAGADVGSPPAETKPHEQTRRFRGLRRMFNRLESFPRPTVAAIEGYCLGGGCEIACCCDTRVAAESATIGVPEIMLGVIPAGGGTQRLSRLIGLSRARDMVLRGKHHDAETMRDYGFVHELADDDEFETVLQEIVEEYLIRPPVAMEMAKLTMNGGYEAALESGLEMEALATGVVFGTDDAQEGLEAFREDRDPDFGGE
- a CDS encoding phenylacetate--CoA ligase family protein codes for the protein MGESAATDAFNPERESMERDEIENRQERMLREKVEHAYENTSHYREVFDEADLAPSDIKTINDYQRLVPTMLKEDVRDNRSVDDPFGGFLAVDRDELDYLHTSTGTTGTPTFMPVQEEEVSAAGELIARTLYQSGLEEGDVALNAGLYYHLYSRMIENAYSEHLGMTHFNRGGLPFEIESDLENVELWKMADPAIINMTHSSLQKATALLQEHDVEPSDAFPDLKAVVTAGAVVTGTARQELEDFWGVPLIEHGGPTDQMSFMGTFCEARTEGWGHFFEDQGFHEILDLDTLEPVAEGERGEHTYTTFHLDSTPYLRWRSEDAGVHGGYDCSCGRCHMRTQILGRTVQEVNVQGTSVFPRDFEGVRDDHGYPESPYQLVRRSAQPQDLLKMLFSADISDEERDSIVADLAETLDLEEAAVDLGQIDEEDIPMKGEWKYELIREKDEE
- a CDS encoding SDR family NAD(P)-dependent oxidoreductase is translated as MTGTTTSEKIDFDRQVAVVTGGAQGIGRGIAETFAGLGADVVIADVAIDSAEETAREVAEEYDASIEAIETDVTEYEDAQNLVETTIDEFGRLDVLVNNAGLTEAKPFVETEPDEWAFWVGVCFFGTMNCMHAALPQMIDQGSGAIVNFASDSYKGNDPGLAVYGAAKAANVSLTSTVAHEIGDEGVRVNCVSPGTTETPATQDVVDQYREQMIENSYALDRLGQPTDIADAVAFLASDAADWITGQTLSVNGGYIRG
- a CDS encoding acyl-CoA synthetase, whose translation is MSVRDPLSVTYEEACNEFDWEEAWTSFDGTQRSFNLGSEILGSGDDTETVAIRVVDMSDGSEETVTVSDIATRSRQFANFLDDCGLSTGARVAAVMEPREALYATIAGTWLGGYVYVPLYTLFGPEALQYRLENSGTKVLVTTPEHREKIDESELDDLEHLVIVGGGNTDETPFSDIRKYEADYNPADTSADDICAIQYTSGTTGDPKGVEMPHGCPIALYPYTKYAADLRPDDTFLGMAPSAWSYGLFYCTVVPLQQGTELITVRGDFDPSALVDILDDYPVTNFFAPPTAFRQMAQLDIDADTASVDIHRIYSGGESVGVSTGEWVEETFGTTVLEHYGFTEGGMLINNYPLREWDVKPGTMGKPIPGREVELLESDTDEPVDDGDVGEIALRLADEVPFAESYFGMPEKSEEKFGGDWLRSDDLARRDEDGYFQYVGRADDVIISAGYRIGPSEVEDSLMNHDAVAEVGVVGLSDEERGQIVAAFVVSASSATPSDELADRIRTDVKQRLSKHEYPRRVEFVDELPKTASGKIQRYKLEQEYGSAE